From one Hirundo rustica isolate bHirRus1 chromosome 8, bHirRus1.pri.v3, whole genome shotgun sequence genomic stretch:
- the LOC120756141 gene encoding vertebrate ancient opsin-like: protein MNAFGAFENGSLLSSYPAPARWDPFRRPLDSIQPWQFRLLAAVMLVVTSLSLAENLAVILVTFKFKQLRQPVNYIIVNLSVADFLVSLTGGTISFLTNLKGYFFMGYWACVLEGFAVTFFGIVALWSLALLAFERYILICHPLRNKRLRSKDAALGIVFVWSFSFIWTIPPTIGWSSYTTSKIGTTCELNWYSGAYADRAYIITFFTTCFIVPLFVILVSYGKLMQKLKKVSDAQDRLGTTRRPERQVTRMVVFMIIAFLICWMPYATFSLLVAAYPSIELDPCLAAIPAFFSKTATVYNPIIYVFMNKQFRQCLIQMFSCSAIGTAESNMNLTSERAVLSQDRRGSEMSPMAVHSTIPKRKTGDEHRSRQSLVL from the exons ATGAATGCATTCGGAGCATTTGAAAACGGGTCGCTCTTGTCCAGTtaccctgctcctgccagatGGGATCCCTTCCGTCGTCCCTTGGACTCCATCCAGCCCTGGCAATTCAGACTTCTGGCAGCAGTAATGTTGGTGGTGACCTCCCTGTCACTTGCTGAGAACCTGGCTGTAATCCTGGTAACTTTTAAGTTCAAGCAATTGAGACAACCTGTCAATTATATCATAGTCAATTTGTCTGTGGCTGATTTCCTGGTCTCACTTACTGGTGGTACCATCAGCTTTTTAACAAATCTAAAAGGTTATTTTTTCATGGGATACTGGGCTTGCGTACTGGAAGGATTTGCCGTCACATTTTTTG GCATTGTAGCTCTCTGGTCTCTTGCTCTGCTGGCTTTTGAGCGGTACATTTTGATCTGCCACCCGCTGAGAAATAAGCGCTTGAGGAGCAAGGATGCAGCTCTAGGTATTGTCTTTGTGTGGagtttttcctttatttggaCCATTCCACCAACAATCGGTTGGAGCAGTTATACCACCAGTAAGATTGGAACTACTTGCGAGCTTAACTG GTACTCAGGAGCTTATGCTGACCGTGCATACATTATTACCTTCTTCACCACCTGTTTTATAGTACCCTTATTTGTGATTTTGGTATCCTATGGAAAATTGATGCAGAAGCTAAAAAAG GTGTCAGATGCACAAGACAGGCTGGGAACTACCAGGAGACCTGAAAGACAAGTGACTAGAATGGTTGTTTTTATGATCATCGCCTTTCTAATCTGCTGGATGCCATACGCTACCTTTTCTCTCCTAGTCGCTGCATATCCCTCCATTGAGCTGGATCCTTGTCTGGCAGCAATTCCGgctttcttttccaaaacagCTACGGTTTATAATCCAATTATTTATGTCTTTATGAACAAACAG TTCAGGCAGTGTCTGATTCAAATGTTCAGTTGCAGTGCCATAGGAACTGCGGAGTCCAACATGAACCTGACTTCAGAGAGAGCAGTGCTCAGCCAGGACAGAAGAGGCAGTGAGATGTCCCCCATGGCAGTTCACAGCACCATTCCTAAGAGGAAAACTGGGGATGAACACAGAAGCCGACAATCTTTGGTTCTCTAG